The sequence below is a genomic window from Synechococcus sp. PCC 7335.
GGAAGGCTTCTATCATTTGAACCTTTGAACTCTATTGAGAATACATATCAATCACTTAGGCCCGCAGCCCGCGAAGATAGGGGGTTTCAGGTTATTGAGAATAAGCTATACTTCAGTAGTCAAAACGTCTTAAAGCGTATGCCGCAGCGTTTTACCTGATGTCAGCGGCATCTTTTTTGTCTTAGCAAAATCAACTTCAGAGGATAAAACACTATGGCAATTTCATCTGCTGTTATCACACCATTTGGTCAGGTCGCTGATAACGTCATTCTGCTAGAGAAGTCTGTTACAGAACCCGTCTGTGAAGGTTTAAACATTGCATTAGCTAGTATTCAGGGTCTTTATACTCAGTATCAAAAGCACCACTTTGTTGTAGAAGGAGCAGAGTTTTTAGAACTACACAACTTTTTTGAAGAAGGCTACACTGCAACTAGAGAACATGTTCATGATATTGGCGAGCGCTTGAATGGACTAGGCGGTGTTCCTGTTGCGAGCTTTACAAAGCTTGCTGAAATTTGCTGTTTTGAGCAAGAGCTCGATGGCATCTTCGGCTGCCGTCAGATGGTGGTGAACGACCTAAAGGCTGAACAAGAGGTCATCAAAGTACTGCGTCGGAATGCGTCGCAGGCAGAAAGTTTAGGGGATAGAGCAACTCGCTACCTCTATGAGGGCATCCTTCTAAAAACCGAAGAGCGTGCCTACCACTTGGATCACTTCCTAGCTGCTGATACACTCATCAACTTCCTAAACTAAGACTTTTTAACCTGGAGATTTACAGGCTGTTTGGATAGAGGGTTGGCTATAGAGACTCCTTCAGGTATGCACACCTGAGATAAAAGCTTTTTGTTAGCGATCTTGAACAGTTGTTGGAAATCTACAAACGAATAAGTCAAACGAGGGGGCAGAGGCTTTAAGGAAGGCTTCTGCTTTTTCGCGTGTTTATTTTTTGTTTTCAAGATCGAATGGGACTCGATTAAAGCAATACCAACTCCTGCAAAAGCATAGTTATCAACTGAAACATAAATTAGTTTCCCAACTTTGCGCTCTAAAAGGCGACTACTACTAAAGTAAGACCTTTGCTTCGCAGCGCTCTTAAATGTATCAGCGTTGATATGTATGGTTATACAATCAATTGACAATTAATGTCAAGAAGCCAATTGAGTAAAATGGTTTCTGTCTGCTATCTCTCATGTCCCGGTATTCGCTGGTTCAGTTAGGGTTGTGCAAAAAACTTAAATAGTGTTGTGCGAAAACTTCAACGTTGAGCTTGCTAGAGAGACCACATACAGTCCTAAATAGCGTCTTGATAGCAGTGTAACGGCCGTAAGAACATGGCTATCATATAGGCAAAGAACTGACAGTCCGAAGAACTTTCAGTCTCTGTCATAGGGAAGCAATCTTCTTATCCTATTTCTTCTCAATGGTTGACAATGACTATTGTCGCAACTGTTGATAGATAGGATAGTTTGAGTGCTCATGCTTGAGAGCTGAGTGAGACATAATGCTGCTCGAATGTTGTTTGAGAAACCATTTTTTCATGAGAATTCCAGACAATATGCCCTTTTTTTTCTAAGGTTTTGATCAGCCTAGTTACCGTCACTCGCGTGATTCCGATAGATTCTGCAATCTCTTGATGAGTTAGCTTTAAATCAATCTGGCGGCGATCGCCTACCAAGCGGCCAAAGCCTTCTGATAGCCAGCAGATAAGCTGTAGTAAGCGCTGTTCAGCATGCTTGCAATGGGCAATTTTCAACAGCGTGTGCGACTGTCGAACCTGCGATAGAAGCATCTCGCGAGACAGCCTATCGCCTACGTCAAGATATTCGGCTTCTACAGTTGTCAAGCACTGTGCAATATAAGGATAGGTTTGGGCGATGGGGTAGCCGATAATGCTCCCTGCACTCCAAAATCCGGTAGGGACAGGCTCTCCTTGAGAATCGTAAGTTAGAGTGCGAATATAGCCTTTGTGAATCTTCCAAAGGCTATGGTTTACGAAGTTCACCTGTTCATAGCGTTTGAACCTCACTAGATGCGGGCGGAGTGGTTGAGTCGATTGATCTATCGGACCTAAGTGAGCGTGTGTAGACGAGATGCTTGAGTCGCGAAGCAGTTTAGGTGCGGTTTTAAGCATAGGTAACTTACCTAGACATCATTTACGACGTTTGTTTTATTTGTCAGCGATCTTGTTTACTAGCAATCTTACTTGCTAGTAGATGAGCGACAGGTGATAGAACAACTTTCTGCGGCTATGTCTGTTGAGCTCTTTTCTGGGTGCGAGCTTAATTGTTTCTGCGAACGACTAGGTTGAAAGGTGAACTGATCAGCCGGTTGTGTAGGAAGCTGGGCCCAATAGTTGTTAATGGTTCTAGCGACGCTTTGATAGTGGTAAAAGTGGAAGAAGTATCGGCCCTTAGGACAGTGCCAGAGGAGATCGCCCGACTTTAGCCACTTTTGCCAGGGTCTATCTTGACTATGAACTGTGATCCTATCGTCAGCACCATTGCAGATCAGCAAGGGTACTTCTACCCCGCCTGATTCAACGTGCATGCTATTCGTCAAAGAATGTAGGGTTAAGTTACTATCTAGGTCTTTGGCTAGCAGATGAATTAGCGCCATCGTGAACCTAGGAGCCTGCTCGCCAAACAACAGTCGAACCAGCTGACCTAAAATGACTTCGCGGCTACAGGGAATTAGTCGCCTGAGTGCATAATAATGTGCTTGCCAATTAACAACAGGCAAAGATCCTACTGAAAGTAGGGTTAGCGAAGCGACATGTTGCGGATACTGGCGAGCATAGAGTAGTCCAATCGCGCCGCTGACTCCGTGACCGATGATGTGAACTTTGGGCGCAGGCTGACCGTCTGATTGGAGTGGGCGCGATCGCAAATACTCGTGTAGCGCTTCGACAACAGCCGCAGCCGAACAAGGTTCGTCAATCGTTTGGTAATACTGCCAGCGTCGAACGTTTCTACCCTTACACAATCGACTTAGCAGCCGCTGGTCGAAACACTTTAGATATGGGCTTACAGACAGCCATAGCGCCTCCGTTTTCTGGTGCGTAGATTTCTTCGAAGACATGATACTAGCTCCTTGTTGAGATTCATACTCAATAGACAATTACAAGGAGTATACCTTAATAATTCATTATTAGAAAAAATTCTCATTAGCTTAAAAGTATGTCTGCTATTGGAAGCTTTTCTGGTCTTAGTATCAACCAAGTAGATAGGATTCTTGCTAGTAGCGATCACTATGTTCTGTTTGCACTAAGTCTCTGCTATTAAGAGCGACTATCATTAGTTTTCATTTTTTACATTGGATAGCGCTTAATGCTGCGATGTACAGTTCGCACAGATTCCGTATAGCGTTAGCTGACAGTCCAGCACGTGATACCCTGCTGACTTTGCTGTTCTTTCACCTATCTGCGACACCGAGTTCTCAGCAAATTCAAGCGTCTGGTTGCAATACACACAAACGATGTGGTGATGGTCTCGCAAAGGCCGATTGAGTTCGTAGTGTTTATGTCCTTCTGCTAATTCTAGCTCGCGTAGCAATCCCATATAAACCATCAAATGTAGTGTGCGATAGACCGTAGACAGACTGATGCGCTCTCCATCTGCTTCCAAAAGGGCATGGAGATCCTCTGCACTGAGATGCTCCCCTTGGGTCAGTTCCATGAATATGCGCAAAACCTTTTTTCTTTGGGGCGTTGAACGGTATCCCCTCGCGTTGAGTTCTTCCTTTAAGGCTGTATCTGATAAAAAGGGCATAACCAGTCCGCCTAAACTAGTAATCATTCTTATTTAGGATGCGGCAATAGGTCAAGTCATCGATAATGATTTAGACTATGAAATCACTATATTTTAGTAATAAGGGTGCTACTCCCTCGCATAAATGCTGCTCTTTTAATCGCTAAATAGCCCCAGAACGAGGATATTCAGCTGTCTCAATCGAATTCTATACAAGAGAGCTTAGTAAATGCGTGGCAATTTCGAGGAAGACTAGAGAACAGACCTAGTTGAGAAAAATAGTAAATAAGTTCAAGCACAGATCAAAACTGCTATCACTAGCAGCCGATAGCAGCTCGATCACTTCTTGACCACTTATGCAAGATAGGCTGCCTTGGGACAAAAGCTAAGTGCAAATTGCTACAGCATTTGTCTGGTTAGTCAGGACAGTCACATTGACTGCAATCGGGGTGAAGCAACAGCTATTCTTTCCCTACAGCCATTGAAGAGCGATATATAGCAATACATAAAGTGATTCGCACCACCTGTAGGAGCAGGCCTTGTTTCAGCATGCACCCTAGACTGCAAAAGACCCTGCTAAAGAGGGTGGGTCTCTCGCAGGGCCGCTTTAATATTGGTCTTCCTATTTGGCTGGGTGGGTAGATGCGCCTAGCTAAGTATCTTTAAGTTGTGATAGCGAAAATTGGTGATAGTGAAAATCACTACATTGGCAAGATTGAGCGCTGGCAGGTAGGGCAGACCGCATGGATAGAGAGTTGACAGTCCAAAAGCTGATAGCCAGATTTCTCTGCCGTTTTCGCGCCTACTTTCAAAACAGAGTCATTCCTAAATTCAATCGTCTTATTGCAGCGCACACAAATCAAATGATGATGATGATGAGGCGCAGGTCGATTGATTTCATAGCGCTTTTGATCTTCAGCTAGCTCTAGCTCTCGCAAAATGCCCATGCGAGCCATTAGCTTGAGGTTGCGGTAAATGGTCGAAAGGCCAATTGGTTCGCCCTCTTCTTTGAGCAGGTCACACAAATTTTCGGCACTGAGATGCCGACCTTCTGGCAAATTCTGAAACGTTTTGAGAATAGTTTCTCGCTGAGGGGTCATACGCCAGCCACGTTCGTGCAGCTCAGCTTTTAGGGCGGTTGGTGTATATGCGACCATGACCTAGGCCCTCCTTAGAGAGAATCAATAACGTCTAACTAATGAGAATAATAGCGAATCGGCGACGCAT
It includes:
- a CDS encoding Dps family protein, with amino-acid sequence MAISSAVITPFGQVADNVILLEKSVTEPVCEGLNIALASIQGLYTQYQKHHFVVEGAEFLELHNFFEEGYTATREHVHDIGERLNGLGGVPVASFTKLAEICCFEQELDGIFGCRQMVVNDLKAEQEVIKVLRRNASQAESLGDRATRYLYEGILLKTEERAYHLDHFLAADTLINFLN
- a CDS encoding Crp/Fnr family transcriptional regulator, with amino-acid sequence MLKTAPKLLRDSSISSTHAHLGPIDQSTQPLRPHLVRFKRYEQVNFVNHSLWKIHKGYIRTLTYDSQGEPVPTGFWSAGSIIGYPIAQTYPYIAQCLTTVEAEYLDVGDRLSREMLLSQVRQSHTLLKIAHCKHAEQRLLQLICWLSEGFGRLVGDRRQIDLKLTHQEIAESIGITRVTVTRLIKTLEKKGHIVWNSHEKMVSQTTFEQHYVSLSSQA
- a CDS encoding alpha/beta fold hydrolase, producing MSSKKSTHQKTEALWLSVSPYLKCFDQRLLSRLCKGRNVRRWQYYQTIDEPCSAAAVVEALHEYLRSRPLQSDGQPAPKVHIIGHGVSGAIGLLYARQYPQHVASLTLLSVGSLPVVNWQAHYYALRRLIPCSREVILGQLVRLLFGEQAPRFTMALIHLLAKDLDSNLTLHSLTNSMHVESGGVEVPLLICNGADDRITVHSQDRPWQKWLKSGDLLWHCPKGRYFFHFYHYQSVARTINNYWAQLPTQPADQFTFQPSRSQKQLSSHPEKSSTDIAAESCSITCRSSTSK
- a CDS encoding Fur family transcriptional regulator → MPFLSDTALKEELNARGYRSTPQRKKVLRIFMELTQGEHLSAEDLHALLEADGERISLSTVYRTLHLMVYMGLLRELELAEGHKHYELNRPLRDHHHIVCVYCNQTLEFAENSVSQIGERTAKSAGYHVLDCQLTLYGICANCTSQH
- a CDS encoding Fur family transcriptional regulator — translated: MVAYTPTALKAELHERGWRMTPQRETILKTFQNLPEGRHLSAENLCDLLKEEGEPIGLSTIYRNLKLMARMGILRELELAEDQKRYEINRPAPHHHHHLICVRCNKTIEFRNDSVLKVGAKTAEKSGYQLLDCQLSIHAVCPTCQRSILPM